In Glandiceps talaboti chromosome 6, keGlaTala1.1, whole genome shotgun sequence, one DNA window encodes the following:
- the LOC144436406 gene encoding uncharacterized protein LOC144436406 — MKFAVALFPVFLVITRSAAAAPKKWRDDHRCGPDYPLSDGSPAQCDPDSRYPCCSPYDWCGNTAAHCDCEGCLDYNALKKWRDDGRCGPKYPLSDGSPAQCDPYFNYPCCSPFDWCGNTAAHCDCEGCIDYRDTKKWRDDYRCGRDYPLPNGSPAQCDPDSSAPCCSFLDWCGDTATHCYCDGCIDYREME; from the exons ATGAAATTCGCCGTCGCACTTTTCCCTGTGTTTCTTGTCATTACCCGATCAGCAGCAGCAG CTCCCAAGAAATGGAGAGATGACCACCGCTGTGGACCCGACTATCCCCTGTCTGATGGTAGCCCAGCACAGTGTGATCCTGATTCACGTTACCCATGCTGTTCACCCTACGATTGGTGTGGTAATACAGCGGCACACTGTGATTGTGAAGGTTGCCTTGATTATAACg CTCTAAAGAAATGGAGAGATGACGGCCGCTGTGGGCCCAAATATCCCCTGTCGGATGGTAGTCCAGCACAGTGTGATCCTTATTTTAATTACCCATGCTGTTCTCCATTTGATTGGTGTGGTAATACAGCGGCACACTGTGATTGTGAAGGTTGCATTGATTATAGAG ATACCAAGAAATGGAGAGATGACTATCGCTGTGGACGCGACTATCCCCTCCCCAATGGTAGCCCAGCACAGTGTGATCCTGATTCAAGTGCCCCATGCTGTTCATTTTTGGATTGGTGTGGTGATACAGCGACACACTGTTATTGTGATGGTTGCATTGATTATAGAG AAATGGAGTGA